GCTTAATATCAGATGAAGAAAAGCTATTTGACCTTGAAAACTCTTCTGTGAGTATTGATAAATAATTCCTTACATGAGTGTTCCAACTAAAGTGTCTATTAACACCCTCAATTCCATTTTTGCTCCATAATTTCCACTGATTATTATTAGAAATTCCTTTTTCAAGAATAACTTTCAACTCATTAATATCAGTAACATCTACTAAAAGACCATTTTCACATTTTGACCGAATTTCTTTTGGTCCTCCATCATTTGTTGATATTATTGGCAATCCACATGAGGAAGCTTCAAGAAGGGTTAAACCAAAAGGCTCTGTTAAAGCTGGATTTACAAATACACCACGTCTACTAGCAGCCCACCTATATAAAGAAGGTATCTGACTTGGAAGATGTTTTTTTGGATAAGCTACCTTTCCGTACAAATTATATTTATCGATTATTTCAAAAATATTATTGAAAACATCCTTTTGTTGAGGTTCAAGTTTTGAAGTATTATCTCGACAACCCAAAATTAGAATTAAATTAGTTTTTCTTTTTAATTTTTCAGATCTTCCATATGCCTCAATCAAAGAAGGAATATTTTTCCTTCGTACAGCTCTAGAAATATTCAATAATGGAGGTTTAGTAGAGTCTTTTAGAAAGGGTTTCATCATATCCTCAATTTCAGCTGTCTCTGTTGTCGAATGAATATGGTGAAACTTTTTATGATCAACACCAGGAGGAATTACTCTAGCTTTGTGAGATGAAAAAGAAGCATATTGGGAATATTGATAAACTGACTCTTGTTTAGTGCTTGTTACAACAATATCTGCTGACTTTAATGCTTTTTCTTCTGCCTCAATTCTTTTACTTATGGAATAAAGCTTTTCTATTTGATTAGTTTTTAATCCAGTATCAAGCAATTTCCGTTTTTTCTCTCTTCCTAAAGAATGGCCAGTAAAAATAAGTGGAACGTTTAAGGATTTACTTAGTTTAACTCCTACGTATCCAGCATCAGCATAATGTGCATGAATAAAATTTGGCTTTTTATTTTTTTGATAATAAGAGATAAGTCCTTCAGTTAAATGATCTAAATAAGGCCAAAGCAATTCCTTTCTCAAATATTTATTAGGACCAAATTTGAATCTTAAAATCCTTACTCCAGGTTCTACAAATTCTTCTTCTTGAGAATATTCATTGTCTACTTTAGGATCATTAATTAAACGAGTAATTAAATCTACTTGATCAACTTCTGCAGTATTAGCCAAACTTTTAACTAACTCTAAAACATATTGTGTTTGCCCTCCGGTATCTGCATCCCTGCCTAATTCAAGATTTTTGGAGCGTATAAGACCATGTAAATGTAAATGTAAAAATTTCAACCTCATTCAGCAAATCCTCCGATGAACGGCCTTTAATACAAATAAGCTGAATTTCCCAAGGAAATATTAAGAAAGCATTATGATTCTAAAATTTTTTTATACTATATTTTTTAAAAAAGCAGTTATAGACTAATTTTATACCCATCTAAATATGACTTTCATTTTGCTGAGATAATTAAATTACAAAGAAATACAACAAGTATTTTCTTATTTTAGAACTTTTTTAAGATATTTTGCTGTATGACTAGTAGGATTTTTAGCTACATCCTCAGGTATACCTTCTGCAATAATTTCTCCGCCTTTATCCCCTCCATCAGGTCCTAAATCGATAATCCAATCCGAACATCGAATAACATCTAAATTATGTTCAATAACAATTACTGAATTACCTTTATCTACCAAACGTTGTATCACATCCATTAATTTATGTACATCATAAAAACTTAAACCTGTAGTGGGTTCATCAATCAAATATAACGTTTTTCCAGTAGCCCTCTTTGATAATTCTGTAGCTAACTTAACTCTTTGAGCCTCTCCTCCAGATAATGTAGGAGCTGGTTGACCTAATTTGACATATCCTAATCCAACATCTACCAAAGTAGATAATCTTTCAGCAGCTTGAGGTATAGCAGAGAAAGTTTCTGCAGCTTGTTCAACAGTCATCTCTAAAACATCAGATATATTAAAACCTTTATATTTAACTTGAAGAGTTTCCCTATTAAAACGAGCTCCTTTACATACTTCACATTGAACATACACATCAGGTAAAAAATTCATTTCAATAACATTGACTCCCTGGCCTTTACACGCTTCGCATCTTCCTCCTTTCACATTAAAACTAAATTGACCAGCTTGATAACCTCTTGCTTTTGCTTCTACTGTGGCAGTAAATATCTGCCTTATAGGATCAAAAGCACCTGTGTAAGTAGCAGGATTTGATCTAGGTGTTCTCCCAATTGGAGATTGATCAATAACGATAACTTTATCAATTGCTTTTATACCCTTTAACTCTTTTACACCTTGAGGAAAAGGAACTTTTAATCCTAATGAGTGACACAATGCAGGGTGAAGCAATTCATTTATTAAGGTACTTTTCCCACTGCCACTTACACCAGTTACAGAAACTAATCTTCCTAAAGGAAATTCCACAGAGATATTTTTTAAATTATTTTTAGAGCAATTATTTAAAATCAAACTTTTTTTTACGGATGATCTACGTTCTTTTGGAGTGGGAATCGACTTCCTACCACTAAGATAAGCTCCAGTTAATGATCTTTCTGAATTTAAGACATCTTGATAAGATCCTTTAGCAATAATTTCCCCACCATAAACACCTGCCCCTGGGCCAATATCTACTAAATAATCTGCGGATTTCATAGTATCTTCATCATGTTCAACCACAACCAAAGTATTTCCTAGGTCTCTTAAACTTTTTAATGTTTCTAATAATCTGTCATTATCTCTCTGATGTAAACCAATACTAGGCTCATCTAATACATATAAAACACCAGTAAGTCCTGCACCTATTTGTGTAGCCAATCTAATACGCTGAGCCTCACCGCCAGACAAAGTCATGGCTGGTCTA
Above is a window of Prochlorococcus marinus XMU1406 DNA encoding:
- a CDS encoding glycosyltransferase, with translation MRLKFLHLHLHGLIRSKNLELGRDADTGGQTQYVLELVKSLANTAEVDQVDLITRLINDPKVDNEYSQEEEFVEPGVRILRFKFGPNKYLRKELLWPYLDHLTEGLISYYQKNKKPNFIHAHYADAGYVGVKLSKSLNVPLIFTGHSLGREKKRKLLDTGLKTNQIEKLYSISKRIEAEEKALKSADIVVTSTKQESVYQYSQYASFSSHKARVIPPGVDHKKFHHIHSTTETAEIEDMMKPFLKDSTKPPLLNISRAVRRKNIPSLIEAYGRSEKLKRKTNLILILGCRDNTSKLEPQQKDVFNNIFEIIDKYNLYGKVAYPKKHLPSQIPSLYRWAASRRGVFVNPALTEPFGLTLLEASSCGLPIISTNDGGPKEIRSKCENGLLVDVTDINELKVILEKGISNNNQWKLWSKNGIEGVNRHFSWNTHVRNYLSILTEEFSRSNSFSSSDIKHSCLKGSSSLIKPH